Proteins from one Ranitomeya variabilis isolate aRanVar5 chromosome 1, aRanVar5.hap1, whole genome shotgun sequence genomic window:
- the LOC143782067 gene encoding uncharacterized protein LOC143782067 isoform X1 — MVLGMVAMSALCGCCTEAGGTQVKVVFKGLYQMPNFLFFIFFQMSNRVEFIRDFIEIYHSFPCLWKIKSPEYCNREKRKEGYSKLIDFYKLHAPEEIANEAVIKKKIQALRTVWRKELNKVLHTTRSGASTEDVYVPRLWYFEHMNFLRDQEVPRTSTCLHLLAPAPAEEIVSPDLVEQDSQWQQEDSAQDSTQDCAQDSSTTEFVEAAPARTQGRLGSRKRKATADVSHELVSLAKQALTNSVSPALQGFGHYIVDKLAKMDDRQRTITERLILEAVHKGSDGNLDEHTRLVSSRPMQRTESSYFNGWAHTPRRQNLPVSHFGPPPPNSYTPMPSQMASPIRHQSYGSEDLAYHDL; from the exons ATGGTACTAGGTATGGTCGCCATGAGTGCTTTGTGCGGCTGCTGTACTGAAGCGGGTGGTACACAGGTAAAAGTAGTGTTTAAAGGACTCTATCAAATgcctaactttttattttttatttttttccagatgTCAAATCGTGTTGAATTCATCCGGGATTTCATTGAAATCTACCACTCTTTTCCCTGCCTCTGGAAAATTAAATCTCCAGAGTACTGCAACAGGGAAAAGAGGAAGGAGGGTTATTCTAAGCTCATTGACTTTTACAAGCTCCATGCTCCGGAAGAGATAGCAAACGAAGCAGTGATAAAGAAGAAAATACAGGCGCTACGCACAGTGTGGAGGAAGGAGCTAAATAAGGTCCTTCACACTACAAGGTCCGGAGCTTCGACCGAAGATGTTTACGTGCCAAGGCTTTGGTACTTTGAACATATGAATTTTCTAAGGGACCAAGAGGTTCCACGGACATCCACGTGTCTACACTTGTTGGCACCTGCACCTGCGGAAGAGATTGTATCACCGGACCTCGTCGAGCAGGACTCTCAATGGCAACAA gaggacagtgcacaggacagtacacaggactgtgcacaggacagCTCAACGACTGAATTTGTGGAGGCTGCACCTGCCAGGACTCAAGGGAGGCTAGGTTCTCGGAAACGTAAGGCCACCGCAGACGTCTCCCATGAACTGGTGAGCCTGGCAAAACAGGCGTTAACAAACAGTGTCAGCCCTGCGTTGCAGGGTTTTGGACACTATATAGTGGACAAACTGGCCAAAATGGATGACAGACAAAGAACAATAACCGAGCGTCTAATTTTGGAAGCGGTTCACAAGGGTTCAGATGGCAATTTGGACGAGCACACTCGTTTGGTGTCTTCACGGCCAATGCAGCGGACAGAGTCCTCATATTTCAATGGTTGGGCACACACACCAAGACGGCAAAATCTCCCCGTTTCCCACTTTGGTCCGCCACCCCCTAACTCCTACACGCCAATGCCTTCTCAGATGGCTTCGCCCATCAGGCACCAAAGTTATGGATCTGAAGATTTGGCATATCACGATTTGTGA
- the LOC143782067 gene encoding uncharacterized protein LOC143782067 isoform X2 translates to MSNRVEFIRDFIEIYHSFPCLWKIKSPEYCNREKRKEGYSKLIDFYKLHAPEEIANEAVIKKKIQALRTVWRKELNKVLHTTRSGASTEDVYVPRLWYFEHMNFLRDQEVPRTSTCLHLLAPAPAEEIVSPDLVEQDSQWQQEDSAQDSTQDCAQDSSTTEFVEAAPARTQGRLGSRKRKATADVSHELVSLAKQALTNSVSPALQGFGHYIVDKLAKMDDRQRTITERLILEAVHKGSDGNLDEHTRLVSSRPMQRTESSYFNGWAHTPRRQNLPVSHFGPPPPNSYTPMPSQMASPIRHQSYGSEDLAYHDL, encoded by the exons atgTCAAATCGTGTTGAATTCATCCGGGATTTCATTGAAATCTACCACTCTTTTCCCTGCCTCTGGAAAATTAAATCTCCAGAGTACTGCAACAGGGAAAAGAGGAAGGAGGGTTATTCTAAGCTCATTGACTTTTACAAGCTCCATGCTCCGGAAGAGATAGCAAACGAAGCAGTGATAAAGAAGAAAATACAGGCGCTACGCACAGTGTGGAGGAAGGAGCTAAATAAGGTCCTTCACACTACAAGGTCCGGAGCTTCGACCGAAGATGTTTACGTGCCAAGGCTTTGGTACTTTGAACATATGAATTTTCTAAGGGACCAAGAGGTTCCACGGACATCCACGTGTCTACACTTGTTGGCACCTGCACCTGCGGAAGAGATTGTATCACCGGACCTCGTCGAGCAGGACTCTCAATGGCAACAA gaggacagtgcacaggacagtacacaggactgtgcacaggacagCTCAACGACTGAATTTGTGGAGGCTGCACCTGCCAGGACTCAAGGGAGGCTAGGTTCTCGGAAACGTAAGGCCACCGCAGACGTCTCCCATGAACTGGTGAGCCTGGCAAAACAGGCGTTAACAAACAGTGTCAGCCCTGCGTTGCAGGGTTTTGGACACTATATAGTGGACAAACTGGCCAAAATGGATGACAGACAAAGAACAATAACCGAGCGTCTAATTTTGGAAGCGGTTCACAAGGGTTCAGATGGCAATTTGGACGAGCACACTCGTTTGGTGTCTTCACGGCCAATGCAGCGGACAGAGTCCTCATATTTCAATGGTTGGGCACACACACCAAGACGGCAAAATCTCCCCGTTTCCCACTTTGGTCCGCCACCCCCTAACTCCTACACGCCAATGCCTTCTCAGATGGCTTCGCCCATCAGGCACCAAAGTTATGGATCTGAAGATTTGGCATATCACGATTTGTGA